From the genome of Candidatus Defluviilinea proxima:
TATTGGAAAACAGATTTTACGAAGTGGAACTTCTGTTGGGGCACAATATCGTGAAGCTTGCAGGGCAAAATCTCCTGCTGACTTTGTGAACATGATGGGCGGCGGGTTGAAAGAGTTGGACGAAACTGCGTATTGGCTTGAGTTACTAGTTGAGGGTGAAATCATTCCTGCCGTAAAACTTGGTGACCTGCAAAAAGAAACGGATGAGTTGACTGCGATTTTTGTTGCGTCTATTAAC
Proteins encoded in this window:
- a CDS encoding four helix bundle protein, producing MQNAESLARRFAMARDVMDLRERTKKFALRIIKLYQSLPKSGEAQVIGKQILRSGTSVGAQYREACRAKSPADFVNMMGGGLKELDETAYWLELLVEGEIIPAVKLGDLQKETDELTAIFVASINTSKRNNSKKG